The following coding sequences are from one Streptomyces sp. NBC_01232 window:
- a CDS encoding CHAT domain-containing WD40 repeat protein, which produces MSAEFDFVLEMSEAPGGYCVEVSSPCGEDRAIADIDAHELLGRLPSLQAAVLGSASRSRSVGTELEAPARQVGGMLFEAVFQSSVQALYLSSRQKAREHGQRLRMVLRVRSPELAALPWELLHDAKLGGYLCLHHPIIRYVEILEPVSPLHVQPPLRILGMVSLPGSLGALDAESEKESLSTSLKPLLDEGMVQLDWVHGQTKRDLFDALLHGCHIFHFIGHGKFDELRREGMIILADEQGRPDPLHAEALGSLISIAEPAPRLVVLNSCETGTSHAQDLFSSTAAELEFTVPAVVAMQFAVTDKAALLFSRAFYQALAANRPVDEAVRTGRIALRADKDDSLECFTPVLYQRSGDARLFDLTSSRRPAPARTVVEEINQIQREAAPDRAPERPAPPSTPSPPRQATSLIKTPSPDTTPRPEIDTGRWVVALAVHPQGRLLATGARKLVRVWDVITGQPTWERRISGWSTMVNTVAFSPDGGKLAAGSTDNLARIWEMPTGSLVAELPHGHFVDAVNFDHSGRYLATGGADATACVWDLSTGTRILSLRHARAVKDVQFSPDGRLLVTASADGKAYVWDADTGYELAQIPHGDFVLGVAFSPDGQKIATCSEDHTAQITETETWTQLFRVEHISGLRAVAFSSDSSLMATGCADGTVGVWRADTGKSLFNLKHNRSVNTLAFYPGSRFLASAGEDKVVRNTRIPEVGP; this is translated from the coding sequence ATGTCGGCAGAGTTCGATTTTGTACTCGAAATGAGCGAGGCGCCCGGAGGCTATTGCGTCGAAGTGTCCTCGCCCTGCGGTGAGGACCGTGCCATCGCCGATATCGACGCGCACGAGTTGTTGGGCAGACTGCCCTCGCTCCAGGCTGCCGTGCTCGGGTCCGCCTCGCGCTCACGGTCCGTGGGGACGGAACTGGAGGCGCCCGCACGTCAGGTCGGCGGCATGTTGTTCGAGGCCGTGTTTCAAAGCTCGGTCCAAGCGCTCTACCTTTCCAGCCGGCAGAAGGCGCGAGAGCACGGGCAGAGACTGCGTATGGTTCTTCGGGTCCGCTCCCCGGAACTCGCCGCATTGCCCTGGGAACTCTTGCACGATGCCAAGCTCGGCGGCTATCTGTGTCTGCACCACCCGATCATCCGCTACGTCGAGATCCTCGAGCCCGTCTCGCCACTGCACGTGCAGCCGCCGCTACGCATCCTGGGCATGGTGTCCCTTCCCGGCTCGCTGGGCGCGCTGGACGCGGAATCCGAGAAGGAGAGCCTGAGCACCTCGCTCAAGCCACTCCTCGACGAGGGGATGGTGCAGCTCGACTGGGTGCACGGTCAGACCAAACGGGATCTCTTCGACGCACTGCTCCACGGGTGCCACATCTTCCACTTCATAGGTCACGGAAAGTTCGACGAGCTCAGGCGCGAGGGAATGATCATCCTCGCCGATGAACAGGGCCGTCCGGATCCGCTGCACGCAGAGGCGCTCGGCTCGCTCATCAGCATCGCCGAGCCCGCCCCCCGCCTCGTCGTGCTCAACAGCTGTGAGACGGGAACCTCACATGCCCAGGATCTGTTCTCCAGTACGGCGGCCGAGCTGGAGTTCACGGTGCCGGCCGTAGTGGCGATGCAGTTCGCGGTGACCGACAAGGCCGCCCTTCTCTTCTCCAGGGCCTTCTACCAGGCCCTCGCGGCCAACCGGCCGGTCGACGAGGCGGTGCGCACGGGCCGCATCGCGCTGCGGGCCGACAAGGACGACAGCCTGGAGTGTTTCACCCCCGTCCTGTACCAGCGCAGTGGCGATGCCAGGCTCTTCGACCTCACCTCTTCACGGCGGCCCGCTCCCGCACGGACCGTGGTCGAGGAGATCAATCAGATTCAGCGGGAAGCCGCCCCTGACAGGGCCCCCGAGCGGCCTGCCCCACCGTCCACCCCGTCGCCTCCTCGACAGGCCACGTCTCTCATCAAGACTCCCTCCCCCGACACCACGCCACGTCCTGAGATCGACACAGGACGCTGGGTGGTCGCTCTGGCCGTCCATCCGCAGGGGCGGCTCCTGGCGACCGGCGCCCGCAAGCTCGTGCGGGTCTGGGACGTGATCACCGGCCAGCCGACGTGGGAACGCAGGATCAGCGGGTGGAGCACGATGGTGAACACCGTCGCCTTCAGCCCCGACGGTGGAAAGCTGGCGGCGGGCAGCACGGACAACCTCGCACGCATCTGGGAGATGCCGACCGGATCCCTGGTTGCAGAGCTGCCCCACGGCCATTTCGTCGACGCGGTCAACTTCGACCACAGTGGGAGATACCTGGCCACCGGAGGTGCAGACGCGACGGCCTGCGTCTGGGATCTCAGCACCGGAACCCGGATTCTGTCCCTGCGCCACGCCCGGGCGGTCAAGGACGTGCAGTTCAGCCCGGACGGGCGCCTGCTGGTCACGGCATCCGCAGATGGTAAGGCGTATGTCTGGGACGCCGACACCGGCTATGAGCTGGCGCAGATTCCGCATGGGGATTTCGTCCTCGGCGTCGCCTTCTCCCCCGACGGGCAAAAAATCGCCACTTGCAGCGAGGACCACACCGCTCAGATAACGGAGACGGAGACATGGACTCAGCTCTTCCGTGTCGAGCACATAAGTGGTCTGAGAGCGGTGGCCTTCAGCTCCGACAGCAGCCTGATGGCCACCGGCTGTGCGGACGGAACCGTAGGCGTGTGGCGGGCCGACACAGGGAAGTCGCTGTTCAACCTCAAGCACAACCGCTCGGTGAACACCCTGGCGTTCTACCCGGGCAGCCGGTTCCTGGCCAGCGCGGGTGAAGACAAGGTGGTACGCAATACCAGGATTCCCGAGGTCGGCCCGTGA
- a CDS encoding CU044_2847 family protein, whose protein sequence is MSIIEFSLDDGSAVLVRVPDELASSSVLTRGASTSAVIEKAEATFDSVMHAVRAVTRGVAGQLEDFAQRPDVLVVEFGVELSAQAGAIITAAGASAHVKVSLTWSKQ, encoded by the coding sequence ATGAGCATCATAGAGTTTTCGCTAGACGATGGCAGCGCCGTGCTGGTCAGGGTCCCCGACGAGCTGGCGTCCAGCTCCGTGCTCACCCGGGGTGCATCGACCTCTGCGGTGATCGAGAAGGCCGAGGCCACGTTCGACTCCGTCATGCACGCCGTGCGGGCCGTAACCCGTGGCGTGGCTGGGCAACTTGAGGACTTCGCGCAGCGACCGGATGTCCTCGTTGTGGAGTTCGGTGTCGAGCTGAGCGCCCAGGCGGGGGCGATCATCACGGCAGCCGGCGCCTCGGCTCACGTGAAAGTCAGCCTGACGTGGAGCAAGCAGTGA
- a CDS encoding SMI1/KNR4 family protein codes for MTGLGRLRELLGEPEVWGWARPGLWDASEAYLGVALPADYKAFLDLYGPGAIDGYLWLNRPIDGTAEEAEGLWPSQGSEERDPDRYPWPFHPEEGGLIWWGSDEENFYYFLPLEADPAEWRIVVQGEGGSWFETAGTFTDFLLRCFDRIDRPPFIARDWPGTDAKYVPYEPDTGS; via the coding sequence GTGACTGGTCTGGGTCGGCTCAGGGAGCTGCTCGGGGAGCCGGAGGTCTGGGGATGGGCGCGGCCGGGACTGTGGGATGCGTCCGAGGCGTACCTCGGGGTGGCGCTGCCGGCGGACTACAAGGCGTTTCTCGATCTGTACGGGCCGGGTGCCATCGACGGGTACCTGTGGCTGAACCGGCCGATCGACGGCACCGCGGAGGAAGCGGAGGGACTCTGGCCGTCGCAGGGGTCCGAGGAGAGGGATCCCGACCGCTACCCGTGGCCGTTTCACCCCGAAGAGGGTGGCCTCATCTGGTGGGGATCCGACGAGGAGAACTTCTACTACTTCCTGCCCCTGGAAGCGGATCCCGCTGAGTGGCGCATCGTCGTCCAGGGCGAAGGCGGCAGCTGGTTCGAGACCGCCGGAACCTTCACCGACTTCCTCCTGCGGTGCTTCGACCGGATCGACCGCCCGCCGTTCATCGCCCGTGACTGGCCCGGGACCGACGCGAAGTACGTCCCGTACGAGCCGGACACCGGGAGCTGA
- a CDS encoding GNAT family N-acetyltransferase: MERATGAVEPVESVHLVGERVRLEPLELRHHDGLCEAVRDGSLWELAVTSVPHPDDVRGFIEEATAARVEGTQIPYATVDAATGRVLGSTRLMMINTAQRRLEIGWTYLAASRQGTGANTEAKLLMLTHAFEAMGMNRVELLTDVRNARSRAAIAGLGATLEGVLRHHMVMRDGWIRDTAVYSITRPEWPEAKQALEARRAGRRPTALPPAPDEL, encoded by the coding sequence ATGGAGCGGGCGACGGGGGCGGTCGAGCCGGTGGAATCGGTGCATCTCGTGGGGGAGCGGGTCCGGTTGGAGCCGCTGGAGCTCCGGCACCACGACGGGCTCTGCGAGGCGGTCCGCGACGGCAGTCTGTGGGAGCTCGCGGTGACGAGCGTCCCGCACCCGGACGATGTCCGCGGCTTCATCGAAGAGGCGACGGCGGCCCGCGTCGAGGGTACGCAGATCCCGTACGCGACGGTGGACGCGGCGACGGGACGGGTACTGGGATCGACCCGGCTGATGATGATCAACACTGCGCAGCGGCGGCTGGAGATCGGCTGGACCTACCTGGCGGCGTCGCGGCAGGGGACCGGTGCGAACACCGAGGCGAAGCTGCTGATGCTGACCCACGCCTTCGAGGCGATGGGGATGAACCGGGTCGAGCTGCTCACGGATGTGCGCAACGCCAGGTCGAGGGCCGCGATCGCCGGGCTGGGCGCGACGCTCGAGGGCGTGCTGCGGCACCACATGGTCATGCGGGACGGCTGGATCCGCGACACGGCGGTGTACAGCATCACCCGGCCGGAATGGCCGGAGGCGAAGCAGGCGTTGGAGGCGCGCCGGGCGGGCCGCCGCCCGACCGCCCTGCCGCCCGCCCCGGACGAGCTCTGA
- a CDS encoding DUF4436 domain-containing protein — protein sequence MSDSHRIVRSAPLPRRVPLLPGLLVIAIVAAVTVGAWLQFGERQALDTVYTAGRSDRDRIDVDATIQRVDAAGREMTLRVLVTPRGTLAEAGGVSPVEDLTVLTSTATRGDLAFKAHQRISTMDVPVALTGGSITDYPFDSYGADVEFGAVLGGEKVPVRVTLSNNDVLFSATVDASTAQDIAVLDIGLARSNSVFVFAVFMMLAMWALAVSVLIGGWYLVTRRKGLTWPALGWMAATLFALAAFRNTAPGAPPIGCLLDYIAFLWAETVIAFCLITVVITGIRAEPRTGAPAAAPADAPTEGSTTQSP from the coding sequence GTGTCCGACTCCCACCGCATCGTACGAAGCGCGCCGTTGCCGCGCCGCGTCCCGCTGCTGCCGGGCCTCCTCGTGATCGCCATCGTGGCGGCGGTCACCGTGGGAGCCTGGCTCCAGTTCGGGGAACGCCAGGCCCTGGACACGGTGTACACGGCGGGGCGCTCCGACCGGGACCGCATCGACGTCGACGCCACGATCCAGCGCGTGGACGCCGCCGGCCGGGAGATGACCCTGCGCGTCCTGGTCACGCCCCGGGGCACCCTGGCCGAGGCCGGCGGGGTCTCCCCCGTGGAGGACCTGACGGTCCTGACCTCGACGGCCACCCGGGGCGACCTCGCGTTCAAGGCCCACCAGCGCATCTCCACCATGGACGTCCCCGTGGCCCTGACGGGCGGGTCGATCACGGACTACCCCTTCGACTCCTACGGGGCGGACGTCGAGTTCGGTGCGGTGCTCGGCGGCGAGAAGGTTCCGGTCCGCGTCACGCTCTCCAACAACGACGTGCTGTTCTCCGCGACCGTCGACGCCTCGACGGCGCAGGACATCGCGGTCCTCGACATCGGGCTGGCCCGGTCCAACAGCGTCTTCGTCTTCGCGGTCTTCATGATGCTGGCCATGTGGGCGCTCGCCGTCTCGGTGCTGATCGGCGGCTGGTACCTGGTCACCCGCCGCAAGGGCCTCACCTGGCCCGCGCTCGGCTGGATGGCCGCAACGCTCTTCGCCCTGGCCGCCTTCCGCAACACGGCCCCCGGAGCCCCGCCCATCGGCTGCCTGCTCGACTACATCGCCTTCCTCTGGGCGGAGACGGTCATCGCGTTCTGCCTCATCACGGTGGTCATCACTGGCATCCGGGCCGAACCCCGGACCGGAGCCCCGGCCGCCGCACCTGCGGACGCGCCCACGGAGGGATCCACGACGCAGTCCCCCTGA
- a CDS encoding agmatine deiminase family protein yields MSFTPPTRRTVLRTLAGIGAAVFGAAACGPAESGAQPGADGSPQPGSGGERRLGAEWESHTRTFMSWPALTSVWEQDLPYVREDIARIARAVGGYEEVIMMARPDQADAAQRACGSQVEVIPLAVDDLWARDTVPVFVEEGGKVVGVDFNFNGWGNKQEHTNDGQVGRLLLQKYRIPRVQAPLVAEGGSFETDGEGTLLITESSIVNDNRNKGKSRDTIEAELKQTLGVEKVIWLAGVRGEDITDAHVDSLVRFTAPGVVLLDRAHPGTPADSWSRSADQAKSVLSKATDARGRRFEVIDLPQPDLNRITGEGDDFVSTYANFYVANDSVFMPQFGDRKADDRARGILREHFPKRDVVPVKIDTIASGGGGIHCSTHDQPGKPAA; encoded by the coding sequence GTGTCGTTCACTCCCCCCACCCGCCGGACCGTTCTCCGTACCCTCGCCGGGATCGGCGCCGCCGTCTTCGGCGCCGCGGCCTGCGGCCCCGCGGAATCCGGCGCGCAGCCCGGCGCCGACGGCTCCCCGCAGCCCGGCTCGGGCGGTGAGCGCCGGCTCGGCGCCGAGTGGGAGAGCCACACCCGCACCTTCATGTCCTGGCCGGCCCTCACCTCGGTCTGGGAGCAGGACCTGCCCTACGTACGCGAGGACATCGCGCGGATCGCCCGCGCCGTCGGCGGCTACGAAGAGGTGATCATGATGGCCCGCCCCGACCAGGCGGACGCCGCCCAGCGCGCCTGCGGCTCCCAGGTCGAGGTCATCCCCCTGGCCGTCGACGACCTGTGGGCCCGCGACACCGTCCCCGTTTTCGTCGAGGAGGGCGGCAAGGTCGTCGGCGTCGACTTCAACTTCAACGGCTGGGGCAACAAGCAGGAGCACACGAACGACGGCCAGGTCGGCCGCCTCCTGCTCCAGAAGTACCGGATCCCCCGGGTTCAGGCCCCGCTCGTCGCCGAGGGCGGCTCCTTCGAGACCGACGGCGAGGGCACCCTGCTGATCACCGAGAGCTCGATCGTCAACGACAACCGCAACAAGGGGAAGTCCCGGGACACGATCGAGGCCGAGCTCAAGCAGACCCTGGGCGTCGAGAAGGTCATCTGGCTGGCCGGCGTACGCGGCGAGGACATCACCGACGCGCACGTGGACAGCCTCGTACGCTTCACCGCCCCCGGCGTGGTCCTGCTGGACCGCGCCCACCCCGGCACTCCGGCGGACTCCTGGTCCCGCTCCGCCGACCAGGCGAAGTCCGTCCTGTCGAAGGCGACGGACGCCCGCGGCCGCCGTTTCGAGGTCATCGACCTGCCGCAGCCCGACCTGAACCGGATCACGGGCGAGGGCGACGACTTCGTCTCCACGTACGCCAATTTCTACGTCGCCAACGACTCCGTGTTCATGCCGCAGTTCGGGGACCGCAAGGCGGACGACCGGGCCCGCGGGATCCTGCGCGAGCACTTCCCCAAGCGGGACGTCGTACCGGTGAAGATCGACACCATCGCCTCGGGCGGCGGCGGCATCCACTGCTCGACCCACGACCAGCCCGGCAAGCCCGCAGCCTGA